The Ignicoccus hospitalis KIN4/I genome includes the window GCGCTCAGCTGTAACGCCGCGCTGGCCTTAGACAGGGGGCTCAAGCCCTACGCGGCTGAAATATATTACACGAGCGCCAGGGCGTCCGAGGGCGAGGCGGCCTTCTTATACGCCGCCCTAGCGTCCACGCACTTCTTACTGCTCTCGCTGTTAGCTTAGACCTCTACAAACCTCTTCACTATTTCTAAGAAGGTTAAGGCGTTTTTGTACATGTCGTCGTTGTTGAAGTACACGAAGGCTTCCCCTCCCACTCGGAGGACCTCCTTCGCGAGCTCCTCTAACTCCTCCTCTGAGTAGGAGTAGGCGTAAGGCGGCTTACCCCGGCCGTGTAGCCGGAAGTACGCGTAAGGCCCCGTCCTAGCGTAAACCTTGAACTTCGTGCTATCCACGCTGACGAAAGTGGCTTCCAACTCACCTAACCTTTTAATGTAATCTTCTCTGAACAGGTCTTCGTTCCTGAACTCCACCGCGGCCCTCCGCCCCAAGGAGACGCTCTTCAAGAACTCCTCCAGTTTGGGAAAGTCCTTAGGCCCGAAGCTTGGGGGGAGCTGGAACAAGTAGAACTTGATTAAGGGGTCTAATGGTTTGAAGACCCTCTTGAACTCCTCCCACGCCTCGTAGCTGTCCGGCCCGAACCTCGAAACGT containing:
- a CDS encoding DUF72 domain-containing protein, coding for MKVHVGTSGWAYRWNRGGLRGYVKNTPFDTVELNSSFYRVPGERAVERWAREGSGLLWSVKVYRGITHVSRFGPDSYEAWEEFKRVFKPLDPLIKFYLFQLPPSFGPKDFPKLEEFLKSVSLGRRAAVEFRNEDLFREDYIKRLGELEATFVSVDSTKFKVYARTGPYAYFRLHGRGKPPYAYSYSEEELEELAKEVLRVGGEAFVYFNNDDMYKNALTFLEIVKRFVEV